In the genome of Photobacterium sp. TY1-4, one region contains:
- the fkpB gene encoding FKBP-type peptidyl-prolyl cis-trans isomerase → MSVITQNSEVLMHFAIKLEDGSVAESTQVMGKPAKFRMGDGSLTDNFEQCLLGLKAGDKSSFELAPEDAFGLPNPDNIHHVDLRKFGTDAPAEVGNIIAFAGPDGQDIPGVITAVAGDSVTVDFNHPLAGQRVTFDVEVVTIEN, encoded by the coding sequence ATGTCGGTGATTACGCAAAACAGTGAAGTTCTGATGCACTTTGCCATTAAGCTTGAAGATGGCTCGGTTGCAGAATCAACCCAGGTCATGGGCAAACCGGCAAAATTTCGCATGGGTGACGGCAGCCTGACCGACAACTTTGAGCAGTGTCTACTGGGGCTGAAAGCCGGTGACAAGAGCAGCTTTGAGCTGGCGCCGGAAGATGCGTTTGGGTTGCCGAACCCGGACAATATTCACCATGTCGATCTGCGCAAGTTCGGGACGGACGCTCCGGCGGAAGTGGGCAATATTATTGCCTTTGCCGGTCCGGACGGGCAGGATATCCCGGGCGTGATCACGGCCGTTGCCGGCGATTCCGTAACTGTAGATTTCAACCATCCGCTCGCCGGGCAGCGGGTGACGTTCGACGTTGAAGTCGTGACCATAGAGAACTAA
- the dacB gene encoding serine-type D-Ala-D-Ala carboxypeptidase encodes MLRVLTFFLSFLLCAQALATPVFSPRQALSLLPAGHDAALIVADPATGEILYSQREHQLQAPASTQKLLTALAARLYLPDEFYFTTDLERRGNDIILRFSGDPLLSRTQLADLLRQLKLHQITRIEGDILLNGAVFDGHEQAPGWPWDILGVCYSAPSSSISLEHNCVQGALYSNRSPGALTRVNVPRHQPITVSSDARVVTQAEQEASYCELSLITAPGNRYQLSGCLPERKKPLPLNFAVQDTVDYTAAVIRDELKRAGIRFRGQIRRDDQAQGEHLARHRSAPLATLLETMVKDSDNLIADNLLKTLGRVYFTQPGTFANGVAAMKAILTEKAGLDLSQAVLVDGSGLSRNNRLTARLMMEVITYLYQHDEQLNLLRTLPISGQSGTLQYRQSIRHQPLEGHILAKSGSLFGTHNLAGIVTTQSGKNLLFVQLITNYHPPEQDTPGIAPPIEQFERRFYQSLYRNY; translated from the coding sequence ATGCTCCGTGTTTTGACGTTTTTTCTCAGCTTCCTGCTCTGTGCCCAGGCCCTAGCAACCCCCGTTTTCTCTCCCCGACAGGCACTCAGCCTGCTCCCGGCCGGCCACGATGCCGCACTGATCGTGGCTGATCCGGCCACGGGGGAGATCCTGTATTCCCAGCGTGAGCATCAGCTTCAGGCGCCGGCCAGCACCCAAAAGTTGCTCACCGCCTTGGCAGCCAGGCTCTATCTGCCGGATGAGTTTTATTTTACGACGGACCTGGAGCGCCGGGGAAACGACATCATCCTCCGCTTTAGCGGCGATCCCCTGCTCTCACGCACCCAACTGGCCGATCTGCTCCGTCAGCTGAAGCTACACCAGATCACCCGGATTGAAGGGGATATTTTACTGAATGGGGCCGTGTTCGATGGCCATGAACAGGCACCGGGCTGGCCGTGGGATATTCTGGGGGTCTGCTACAGCGCCCCGTCGAGCAGTATCTCGCTGGAGCACAACTGCGTACAGGGAGCACTTTACAGTAACCGGTCGCCGGGTGCGCTGACCCGGGTCAATGTGCCCCGCCATCAGCCGATCACCGTCAGCAGTGATGCCCGGGTGGTCACCCAAGCCGAGCAAGAAGCCAGCTATTGCGAGTTGAGCCTGATAACCGCGCCGGGCAACCGCTATCAGCTCAGTGGTTGCCTGCCGGAGCGCAAAAAACCGCTACCGCTGAATTTCGCAGTTCAGGATACCGTTGACTATACGGCGGCGGTGATCCGGGATGAGCTCAAACGTGCCGGGATCCGTTTTCGCGGCCAAATCCGCCGGGATGATCAGGCCCAGGGAGAGCACCTGGCCCGCCATCGCTCGGCCCCCCTCGCGACCTTGCTCGAGACCATGGTCAAGGACTCGGATAACCTGATCGCTGATAACTTGCTGAAAACGCTGGGCCGAGTGTACTTCACCCAACCCGGCACCTTCGCCAACGGGGTCGCCGCCATGAAAGCGATCCTGACCGAGAAGGCCGGTCTCGACCTGAGCCAGGCCGTCTTGGTCGACGGCTCCGGCCTATCGCGCAACAACCGCCTGACTGCCCGCTTGATGATGGAAGTGATCACTTACCTCTATCAGCACGATGAGCAGTTAAACTTACTCCGCACCCTGCCGATCAGCGGTCAGAGCGGAACCTTGCAATATCGCCAGAGCATCCGCCACCAGCCGCTGGAAGGGCATATTCTCGCCAAAAGCGGCTCATTGTTCGGCACCCACAACCTGGCCGGGATCGTCACCACCCAGTCCGGAAAGAACCTGCTGTTTGTTCAACTGATCACCAATTATCACCCGCCCGAGCAGGACACCCCGGGCATTGCACCACCGATTGAACAGTTTGAGCGCCGGTTCTACCAGAGTCTCTACCGCAACTATTAA
- a CDS encoding porin, whose amino-acid sequence MNKKMIALAVAAASLSTVTNAAEVYSDETSSLAVGGRFEARALMKDTETSSNKVTDQTRVRVNIAGKTDITESIYGLGFWEGEYKDGEDLNNRHLNAGIGGDFGKVVYGKTDGSLAALTDFTDIMAYHGNEAGNKIDAGDRTGNNLAYIGSFDLGGNNLVLGANYVFDGDNENTAGEYDVNGYSASAIYAMEMGLAFGAGYGEQDGYGALNTEKAKQAFGAISYTLGDFYVAALYQDAEDTVVDDVLIKDSQGYEFAASYTLGKTVFIATYNYLEDKDNNIDLRDSIAVDATHYFNKNFRTYASYKFNNLDEKDVGKSAASDEFVLGARYDF is encoded by the coding sequence ATGAATAAAAAAATGATTGCTCTGGCAGTAGCAGCCGCTTCTCTTTCTACCGTCACCAACGCGGCCGAAGTTTACTCGGATGAAACGTCAAGCCTGGCTGTTGGCGGTCGCTTTGAAGCCCGCGCGCTGATGAAGGACACCGAGACCAGCAGCAACAAAGTAACCGACCAAACCCGTGTGCGTGTCAACATTGCCGGTAAAACAGACATCACTGAAAGCATCTATGGTCTCGGCTTCTGGGAAGGCGAGTACAAAGACGGTGAAGATCTCAACAACCGTCACCTGAACGCCGGGATCGGCGGCGACTTCGGGAAAGTGGTGTATGGTAAGACCGACGGCTCCCTGGCGGCACTGACAGACTTCACCGATATCATGGCCTACCATGGTAACGAGGCCGGGAATAAAATTGACGCGGGCGACCGTACCGGCAACAACCTGGCCTATATCGGCTCATTTGACCTGGGCGGCAATAACCTGGTGCTGGGTGCCAACTACGTGTTTGACGGCGACAATGAAAACACAGCCGGTGAATACGATGTCAACGGTTACTCTGCAAGCGCCATCTATGCGATGGAGATGGGTCTGGCCTTCGGTGCCGGCTACGGTGAGCAGGACGGCTACGGCGCCCTGAACACTGAGAAAGCCAAGCAGGCTTTCGGAGCGATCTCGTACACCCTGGGTGATTTCTACGTTGCCGCCCTGTACCAGGATGCTGAAGATACTGTGGTCGACGATGTGCTGATCAAAGACTCTCAGGGCTATGAGTTCGCAGCTTCTTACACACTGGGTAAAACCGTGTTTATCGCGACCTACAACTACCTGGAAGATAAAGACAACAACATCGACCTGCGTGACTCCATTGCCGTTGACGCGACACACTACTTCAACAAGAACTTCCGTACCTACGCATCTTACAAGTTCAACAACCTGGACGAGAAAGATGTCGGCAAATCCGCGGCCTCTGACGAGTTCGTCCTGGGTGCCCGCTACGACTTCTAA
- the ispH gene encoding 4-hydroxy-3-methylbut-2-enyl diphosphate reductase produces the protein MKILLANPRGFCAGVDRAISIVERALELYQPPIYVRHEVVHNRFVVEGLKQRGAVFVEELHEVPDDNIVIFSAHGVSQAVRNEAKARQLTVFDATCPLVTKVHMEVARASRRNMEVVLIGHAGHPEVEGTMGQYASDTGGMYLVETPADVDKLMVKDPSNLHYVSQTTLSVDETADVIDKLREVFPQIQGPRKDDICYATQNRQDAVREMAETVDVMIVVGSKNSSNSNRLRELAEKLGTPGYLTDCPEDVQPVWFDGKQKVGITAGASAPEALVNQIIARIQEISGAEVEELSGREENMFFEVPRELQVKNVG, from the coding sequence ATGAAAATCTTACTAGCCAATCCACGCGGGTTCTGTGCCGGTGTTGACCGTGCCATCAGTATTGTTGAACGGGCACTGGAGCTGTATCAGCCACCGATTTATGTTCGCCATGAAGTGGTGCACAACCGCTTTGTCGTGGAAGGGCTGAAGCAACGCGGTGCGGTCTTCGTTGAAGAGTTACACGAAGTGCCGGATGACAATATCGTGATCTTCTCCGCCCACGGTGTTTCGCAGGCGGTTCGTAACGAAGCCAAGGCGCGCCAGCTGACGGTCTTCGATGCTACTTGTCCGCTGGTGACCAAGGTTCATATGGAAGTCGCCCGTGCCAGCCGCCGTAATATGGAAGTGGTGCTGATTGGCCATGCCGGCCACCCTGAAGTCGAAGGGACCATGGGACAGTATGCCAGCGACACCGGTGGCATGTATCTGGTGGAAACCCCGGCCGATGTCGACAAGTTGATGGTCAAAGATCCGTCCAACCTGCACTATGTCAGCCAGACCACGTTGTCGGTGGATGAAACGGCCGATGTGATCGACAAGCTGCGCGAAGTCTTCCCGCAGATCCAGGGGCCGCGTAAAGATGATATCTGCTATGCGACCCAGAATCGTCAGGACGCCGTGCGCGAGATGGCGGAAACTGTCGATGTGATGATCGTGGTCGGCTCGAAGAACTCCTCCAACTCAAACCGCTTGCGTGAGCTGGCAGAAAAACTGGGGACGCCGGGATATTTGACCGATTGTCCGGAAGATGTCCAGCCGGTCTGGTTTGACGGCAAGCAGAAAGTCGGGATCACCGCCGGCGCCTCAGCGCCGGAAGCGCTGGTGAATCAGATTATTGCCCGGATCCAGGAGATCAGCGGCGCGGAAGTCGAAGAGCTGTCTGGCCGCGAGGAGAACATGTTCTTTGAAGTGCCGCGTGAGCTGCAGGTCAAAAATGTGGGTTAA
- the carB gene encoding carbamoyl-phosphate synthase large subunit yields the protein MPKRTDIKSVLILGAGPIVIGQACEFDYSGAQACKALREEGYRVILVNSNPATIMTDPEMADATYIEPIHWEVVRKIIEKERPDAVLPTMGGQTALNCALDLERHGVLAEFGVEMIGATADAIDKAEDRSRFDAAMKSIGLECPRADTAKTMEEAYRVLDMVGFPCIIRPSFTMGGTGGGIAYNKEEFEEICRRGLDLSPTNELLIDESLIGWKEYEMEVVRDKNDNCIIVCSIENFDAMGIHTGDSITVAPAQTLTDKEYQLMRNASLAVLREIGVETGGSNVQFGINPKDGRMVIIEMNPRVSRSSALASKATGFPIAKVAAKLAIGFTLDELMNDITGGATPASFEPTIDYVVTKIPRFNFEKFAGANDRLTTQMKSVGEVMAIGRNQQESLHKALRGLEVGATGFDEMVDLDEPDALTKIRHELKDAGAERIWYIADAFRAGLSVDGVFNLTNIDRWFLVQIEELVKLENDVKEGGFAGLNEGVLRRLKRKGFADARLAKLLGVAETEIRKLRDQFNIHPVYKRVDTCAAEFSSDTAYMYSSYDDECEAQPTDKDKIMVLGGGPNRIGQGIEFDYCCVHASLALREDGYETIMVNCNPETVSTDYDTSDRLYFEPVTLEDVLSIVRVEQPKGVIVQYGGQTPLKLARALEAAGVPIIGTSPDAIDRAEDRERFQAAVERLGLKQPENATVTALEQAVEKSKEIGFPLVVRPSYVLGGRAMEIVYDEADLRRYFNEAVSVSNESPVLLDRFLDDATEVDVDAICDGERVVIGGIMEHIEQAGVHSGDSACSLPAYTLSQEIQDEMRRQVEKLAFELGVRGLMNTQFAVKDNEVYLIEVNPRAARTVPFVSKATGAPLAKIAARVMAGQTLESQGFTKEIIPPYYSVKEVVLPFNKFPGVDPLLGPEMRSTGEVMGVGDTFAEAFAKAELGCGKEKQAKGRALLSVRGNDKQRVVDLASKLVKQGYELDATHGTAVVLGEAGINPRLVNKVHEGRPHILDRIKNNEYTYIVNTAEGRQAIEDSKVLRRGALAEKVNYTTTLNAAFATCMAWSADDRNKVTSVQELHARINQG from the coding sequence ATGCCAAAACGTACTGACATTAAAAGTGTTCTTATCCTGGGTGCCGGCCCAATCGTGATCGGCCAGGCCTGTGAGTTCGATTATTCGGGTGCCCAGGCGTGTAAAGCGCTTCGTGAAGAAGGCTATCGCGTGATTCTGGTGAACTCGAACCCGGCGACCATCATGACCGACCCGGAAATGGCGGATGCGACCTACATCGAGCCGATCCACTGGGAAGTGGTACGCAAGATCATCGAGAAAGAGCGTCCGGATGCCGTGCTGCCGACCATGGGCGGCCAGACTGCACTGAACTGTGCGCTGGATCTGGAGCGCCATGGCGTGCTGGCAGAGTTCGGCGTTGAGATGATTGGTGCGACAGCAGATGCGATTGATAAAGCGGAAGATCGCTCGCGTTTCGATGCGGCGATGAAATCAATTGGCCTGGAATGTCCGCGTGCCGATACCGCCAAAACCATGGAAGAAGCTTACCGAGTCCTGGATATGGTCGGCTTCCCTTGTATTATCCGTCCGTCGTTCACCATGGGTGGGACCGGCGGCGGGATTGCCTATAACAAAGAAGAGTTCGAAGAGATCTGCCGCCGCGGCCTGGATCTGTCTCCAACCAATGAGCTGCTGATTGACGAGTCGCTGATTGGCTGGAAAGAGTACGAGATGGAAGTGGTTCGTGATAAAAACGACAACTGCATCATCGTCTGTTCGATCGAAAACTTCGATGCGATGGGGATCCACACCGGTGACTCCATCACGGTCGCCCCGGCGCAAACCCTGACCGACAAAGAATACCAGCTGATGCGAAACGCCTCGCTGGCGGTCCTGCGAGAAATCGGTGTTGAAACCGGGGGCTCGAACGTTCAGTTCGGGATCAACCCGAAAGATGGCCGCATGGTGATCATCGAGATGAACCCGCGGGTTTCGCGCTCTTCTGCGCTGGCCTCGAAAGCGACCGGTTTCCCGATTGCCAAAGTTGCCGCCAAACTGGCGATTGGCTTTACCTTAGATGAGCTGATGAACGACATCACCGGTGGTGCGACACCGGCCTCGTTCGAACCAACCATTGACTACGTCGTCACCAAGATCCCACGCTTTAACTTCGAGAAATTTGCCGGTGCCAATGACCGTCTGACCACGCAGATGAAGTCTGTCGGTGAGGTGATGGCGATTGGCCGTAACCAGCAGGAATCTCTGCATAAAGCCCTGCGCGGCCTGGAAGTGGGCGCGACCGGCTTCGATGAGATGGTCGACCTGGATGAGCCCGATGCGCTGACCAAAATCCGCCATGAGCTGAAAGATGCGGGTGCCGAGCGGATTTGGTACATCGCTGATGCTTTCCGTGCCGGCCTGTCCGTCGATGGCGTGTTTAACCTGACCAACATCGACCGCTGGTTCCTGGTTCAAATTGAAGAGCTGGTGAAACTGGAGAACGACGTGAAAGAAGGCGGCTTTGCCGGCCTGAATGAAGGGGTGTTGCGTCGGCTCAAGCGTAAAGGTTTTGCCGATGCGCGTCTGGCGAAGCTGTTGGGTGTGGCTGAAACTGAAATCCGCAAGCTGCGTGACCAGTTCAACATTCACCCGGTCTACAAGCGTGTGGATACCTGTGCTGCTGAGTTCTCTTCAGACACCGCGTACATGTACTCATCGTATGATGACGAATGTGAAGCACAGCCGACGGACAAAGACAAAATCATGGTCCTGGGCGGCGGTCCGAACCGCATTGGCCAGGGCATCGAGTTTGATTACTGCTGTGTGCATGCCTCCCTGGCCCTGCGTGAAGACGGTTACGAGACCATCATGGTGAACTGTAACCCGGAAACGGTTTCAACCGACTACGACACGTCAGACCGCCTGTACTTCGAGCCGGTGACGCTGGAAGATGTGCTGTCGATTGTTCGTGTTGAGCAGCCGAAAGGGGTGATTGTGCAGTACGGTGGCCAGACGCCGCTGAAACTGGCCCGTGCCCTGGAAGCGGCGGGTGTGCCGATTATCGGGACCAGCCCGGATGCGATTGACCGTGCCGAAGACCGTGAGCGGTTCCAGGCTGCTGTAGAGCGTCTGGGGCTGAAACAGCCTGAGAATGCGACCGTGACTGCGCTGGAGCAAGCGGTTGAGAAATCAAAAGAAATCGGCTTCCCGCTGGTCGTACGTCCATCCTATGTTCTGGGCGGTCGGGCGATGGAAATCGTCTACGACGAAGCTGACCTGCGCCGTTACTTCAACGAAGCAGTGAGCGTGTCGAACGAATCGCCGGTACTGCTGGATCGCTTCCTTGATGATGCCACTGAAGTCGATGTCGACGCGATTTGCGACGGTGAGCGTGTGGTGATTGGCGGGATCATGGAGCACATCGAACAAGCGGGCGTTCACTCCGGTGACTCGGCTTGTTCGCTGCCGGCTTATACGCTGAGCCAGGAAATCCAGGACGAGATGCGCCGTCAGGTTGAGAAACTGGCGTTTGAGCTGGGCGTTCGTGGCCTGATGAACACCCAGTTTGCGGTGAAAGACAACGAAGTGTACCTGATTGAAGTCAACCCACGTGCGGCGCGGACTGTGCCGTTTGTCTCCAAGGCAACCGGTGCCCCGCTGGCCAAGATTGCTGCGCGCGTGATGGCGGGTCAGACACTGGAATCTCAGGGCTTTACCAAGGAAATTATTCCGCCTTACTACTCAGTGAAGGAAGTGGTGCTGCCGTTCAACAAGTTCCCGGGTGTTGACCCGCTGTTGGGCCCGGAGATGCGCTCGACCGGTGAGGTGATGGGTGTGGGCGATACGTTTGCCGAAGCTTTCGCCAAAGCGGAGCTGGGCTGTGGTAAAGAGAAGCAGGCCAAAGGCCGTGCGCTGCTGTCGGTTCGCGGCAATGACAAGCAACGTGTCGTAGACCTGGCGTCGAAGCTGGTGAAGCAGGGCTATGAGCTGGATGCGACCCACGGCACGGCGGTGGTTCTGGGTGAAGCCGGGATCAACCCGCGCCTGGTGAACAAGGTTCACGAAGGCCGTCCGCACATCCTGGATCGGATCAAGAACAACGAGTACACCTACATCGTGAATACGGCGGAAGGCCGCCAGGCGATCGAGGACTCGAAGGTCCTGCGTCGCGGCGCGCTGGCAGAGAAGGTGAACTACACCACAACCCTGAACGCAGCGTTTGCAACCTGCATGGCCTGGTCAGCAGATGACCGCAACAAGGTCACTTCAGTGCAGGAACTGCATGCCCGGATCAACCAGGGGTAA
- the carA gene encoding glutamine-hydrolyzing carbamoyl-phosphate synthase small subunit: MSKSALLVLEDGTVFHGVSIGADGSAVGEVVFNTSMTGYQEILTDPSYSQQIVTLTYPHIGNTGTNSEDEESSSIHAQGLVIRDLPLIASNFRSQQSLSDYLKSQNIVGIADIDTRKLTRLLREKGAQNGCIMAGNHQDEALALAKAKDFPGLKGMDLAKVVTTAEVYPWKQGSWTLTGGLPEAKDDSELPYHVVAYDFGAKRNILRMLVDRGCRLTVVPAQTSAEEVLAMNPDGVFLSNGPGDPEPCTYAIEATKVFLDKGLPIFGICLGHQILALASGAQTVKMKFGHHGANHPVKDLDRDVVMITSQNHGFAADEATLPENLRATHKSLFDGSLQGIHRTDKPAFSFQGHPEASPGPHDAAPLFDHFIDLIKQHSA, translated from the coding sequence TTGAGCAAATCAGCGCTGTTAGTCCTGGAAGATGGGACAGTGTTCCACGGCGTGTCCATCGGGGCAGATGGTTCGGCTGTTGGTGAAGTCGTTTTTAATACCTCGATGACGGGGTATCAGGAAATCCTCACCGACCCCTCTTATTCTCAACAGATTGTGACTCTCACTTACCCCCATATTGGCAATACCGGAACCAATTCCGAAGACGAAGAATCCTCCTCCATCCACGCGCAAGGCCTGGTGATTCGCGATCTCCCGCTCATCGCTTCCAACTTCCGTAGTCAGCAATCCCTTTCTGATTATCTCAAATCCCAAAACATCGTCGGCATTGCAGACATTGACACCCGTAAACTGACACGCCTGCTGCGTGAGAAAGGGGCGCAAAATGGCTGCATCATGGCGGGCAATCACCAGGATGAGGCGCTGGCGCTGGCCAAGGCGAAAGATTTCCCGGGTCTGAAAGGTATGGATCTGGCGAAAGTGGTGACAACGGCTGAAGTTTACCCATGGAAGCAGGGCTCCTGGACCCTGACCGGCGGCTTGCCGGAAGCAAAAGATGACAGCGAGCTGCCGTACCATGTCGTGGCCTATGACTTCGGTGCCAAGCGCAATATTTTGCGCATGCTGGTTGACCGTGGCTGTCGCCTGACGGTGGTACCGGCCCAGACCTCGGCAGAAGAGGTGCTGGCGATGAACCCGGACGGTGTGTTCCTGTCCAACGGACCGGGCGACCCGGAGCCGTGTACCTACGCGATTGAAGCGACCAAAGTCTTTCTGGACAAAGGCTTGCCGATTTTCGGCATTTGTCTGGGGCACCAAATTCTGGCCCTGGCCAGCGGCGCGCAAACCGTGAAAATGAAATTCGGCCACCATGGTGCCAACCACCCGGTGAAAGATCTGGACCGCGATGTGGTGATGATCACCAGCCAGAACCACGGCTTTGCGGCGGACGAGGCGACGCTGCCTGAAAACCTGCGTGCCACGCACAAATCGCTATTTGACGGCTCGCTGCAGGGGATCCACCGCACCGACAAGCCGGCGTTCAGCTTCCAGGGCCACCCGGAAGCCAGCCCGGGCCCGCATGACGCGGCACCACTTTTTGACCACTTTATCGATCTGATTAAACAGCACAGCGCCTAA
- the dapB gene encoding 4-hydroxy-tetrahydrodipicolinate reductase — MVRIAIAGAAGRMGRQLLKATHLSEQATLGAATERSSSSLVGVDAGELAGVGPVSVTIVDDLAAAKDDFDVLIDFTAPVATLANLAFCRQHGKKIVIGTTGFSDEERQQIDEAAKQVPVVMAPNYSVGVNLVFKLLEKAAQVMGDYCDIEVIEAHHRHKVDAPSGTAIGMGEAIAGAMGNKLSDVAVYAREGITGERSRDEIGFATIRAGDIVGEHTAMFADIGERVEITHKATDRMTFANGAVRAAAWLNDKQPGFYTMQDVLGLDTL; from the coding sequence ATGGTCAGAATTGCGATTGCAGGCGCGGCAGGGCGCATGGGACGTCAGTTGCTTAAGGCGACACACCTTTCGGAGCAGGCGACATTGGGTGCGGCGACAGAGCGCAGCAGCTCATCTTTGGTGGGCGTCGATGCCGGAGAGCTGGCCGGGGTGGGTCCCGTGTCGGTCACCATTGTGGATGATCTGGCGGCGGCGAAAGATGATTTTGATGTACTGATCGACTTTACGGCCCCGGTTGCCACATTGGCAAACCTGGCGTTTTGTCGCCAACACGGCAAGAAAATCGTGATCGGGACGACGGGGTTCAGTGACGAAGAGCGTCAGCAGATCGATGAGGCAGCCAAGCAGGTGCCGGTGGTGATGGCACCGAACTACAGTGTCGGGGTCAACCTGGTGTTTAAGCTGCTGGAAAAAGCAGCCCAGGTGATGGGCGATTATTGTGATATTGAAGTCATTGAAGCGCACCACCGTCACAAGGTCGATGCTCCGTCCGGGACCGCAATCGGCATGGGTGAGGCAATTGCCGGCGCGATGGGCAACAAGCTCAGTGATGTGGCGGTCTATGCCCGCGAAGGGATCACCGGCGAGCGCAGCCGGGATGAAATCGGTTTTGCCACCATCCGTGCCGGTGACATTGTCGGCGAACATACTGCGATGTTTGCCGATATCGGCGAGCGGGTTGAAATTACTCACAAAGCGACGGATCGGATGACGTTTGCCAATGGTGCCGTGCGCGCGGCTGCCTGGCTCAATGACAAGCAGCCGGGTTTCTACACCATGCAGGATGTCCTCGGACTGGATACGCTGTAA
- the greA gene encoding transcription elongation factor GreA, with product MEKVPMTVRGEKMLREELEALMKRRPIISQAIGEARELGDLKENAEYHAAREEQGICEAQIRDIEYKLSVAQVIDVSKMANTGKVIFGTTVTLIDVDTDEEVRYQIVGDDEADIKAGRISVNSPIARGLIGKMQDDEVTITTPGGQREFEIAEVAYL from the coding sequence ATGGAAAAGGTTCCAATGACAGTGCGCGGCGAAAAAATGCTGCGTGAAGAGCTGGAAGCACTAATGAAGCGTCGTCCTATTATCTCTCAGGCCATCGGCGAAGCACGCGAGCTGGGCGATCTGAAAGAGAACGCTGAATACCATGCTGCCCGCGAAGAGCAGGGGATCTGCGAAGCGCAGATCCGTGATATTGAATATAAGCTCTCTGTTGCCCAGGTGATTGATGTCTCGAAAATGGCCAACACCGGCAAAGTAATTTTCGGAACCACGGTGACCCTGATTGATGTCGATACCGACGAAGAAGTGCGCTATCAAATCGTGGGTGATGATGAGGCGGATATTAAGGCAGGGCGGATTTCTGTGAACTCACCGATTGCCCGGGGCCTGATAGGTAAGATGCAGGACGATGAAGTCACGATCACCACACCAGGTGGTCAGCGTGAGTTTGAAATTGCGGAAGTGGCCTATCTCTGA
- the lspA gene encoding signal peptidase II has product MTELSPKQKLSWKDSGVRWLWLAALVYLVDIGSKLLVMNTMEYGWPNRIELLPFFNLLYVHNYGAAFSFLSDAGGWQRWLFTAIALGVCSLLIFWMRRAPASHKLANSAYALIIGGALGNLSDRLYHGFVVDFLDFYVGKHHWPAFNIADMAICLGAGLIILEGFLADKKKQPANH; this is encoded by the coding sequence ATGACAGAGTTATCGCCGAAACAGAAATTATCATGGAAGGACTCCGGCGTGCGCTGGCTGTGGCTGGCGGCTCTGGTCTACCTTGTCGATATTGGCAGCAAGCTGCTGGTGATGAACACCATGGAGTATGGCTGGCCGAACCGGATTGAACTGCTGCCGTTTTTCAACCTGCTGTATGTTCATAATTACGGTGCGGCGTTCAGCTTCCTGAGTGACGCCGGTGGCTGGCAGCGTTGGTTGTTTACGGCAATCGCATTAGGGGTTTGTAGCTTACTGATTTTCTGGATGCGTCGTGCGCCGGCCTCACACAAACTGGCCAACAGCGCGTATGCCCTGATTATTGGTGGCGCACTGGGCAATTTGTCCGATCGGCTGTATCACGGCTTTGTCGTGGACTTCCTTGATTTTTATGTCGGGAAACACCACTGGCCGGCATTTAATATAGCGGATATGGCGATTTGCCTCGGGGCCGGTTTGATTATTCTGGAAGGCTTCCTGGCCGATAAGAAGAAACAGCCTGCGAACCACTAA